ACAGGCCTGAATGTGGCCCAATGTCGCATCTTCGAAGCTAACATGGTGCCATTATTGTACTGTAACTCAGCTAGCcaccaggaaaacaaaaacaaagaaataataaCCACCACTGTTGAATCTAGTCTCCATTTTTAAGAACTTTCCAccagaacaaacacaaaccacTGCAACACAGGAATAAAACCGAGTGTGTGCAGCTGAGTGCAAAGAAATTAAGCCTTCTTTGACCTCTATTAGACTAATGGCAACTAGTAACGTCGTTTGCCTTTTGCAAAAACCCACGCAGGCCCAAAGTAAAACCGGGACCATTGAACCCAGGGATTCCTCCAGTGTTTCAAGATACGTGGGGTTTACCTCGGGGGGTCGGATCTTGCAGATGCCCGTTTTCTCTGCAATGGGTCGGATCTTGTTGATGAATCCTAAAGGATCCGAGAAATCCTCCCAACTCGGCTCAAACACCGGGCATTCAGGAGGGGGGACGAACTCAGCAAACGCAGACATGTCGGAGTGTTTCCCAGGAAAGCAGTCTTTGCAGATAAAAATGCGATCCAAAGCTGTTGGACTCAACAGTCCatgattattgttgttgtttttattattacaaGAATTGATTATCTTGTTGTGGAACTTCCTCCGCGTCCGTCATGatccttttatttttaaaatatgcagaaaataacaaatcacTTGAATGacagtgaaagtgaaaaatCCATGAAGCAAGCTGCCACCGATGGATGAGCTCCCATCATCCGTAAACAGTGGGCCAGGCTAGGTCGGGGAGTCTCCGGCGCTGCTCCCCTACCTGGGACGGAGGGCAGGGTCACTCCGATGTGTCTCCATTCCTTCCCCGAAACCGACAAAAATCAACTCTGCGGTGAAACCTCGGCCCGCAGGATTCAGAAAGAAgttcaaacacaacacaaaacaatctttttttctgtcacacagCTGCGATATTAGGTTACGCAAGCTAACGTCGCTGTTGTCTGTGTTCCCGAGCGGTGCATGATTCCTCCGTGATGATGCATTTCCCACAAAGTTAGCTAAGTCCCGTAATGTTCGTTAGCTTGCTCGTCAGGGTTCCTCCTCcccaaaaataaaactccaGTCCACTTCTGCTGGTGCCAGTCAAGCCGGACCACAACAAGGAGGCGGCTAGCAGGGAGCGTACATTGTAGACTGGTGTCTCCACTCCGCGCATCAGCCCCCATTCATTAGAGCACTTGGATAACTAGCACACGGCTAATTTGCGggctaaaaaaaatcagcttagCCGTCCGTTGCGTTGCGCAGCTAACATCGACGTTAGCTGGCGAAGTCGGTCGAGCGCGGCCGTCCGCCTTTGTTTAAGTAGAAGAAATTAAATCCTATCGAACAAAGGCAGTGCTATCTTCGTTTTTAGTTTATCCCGGATGACTTTCCGTGCAATTTAACGTCGTCTGTAGGTGTGGTAGCCGCATTAGCCGACGTGCTAGCTAGGACTAGCAAGGTGGAGAGAGCTGTTATGGTGCCTTCGGGGACCCTCGGAAATGTTGCCTACTTCCGAATTCGCATTGTTATATCAATTTGAAACAGACTGTATCAGAAAcagtgtttagttttgttttttatgtgtcCTTGAGTTGCAAAAAGTCAAACTTAACTGACTGGTTTCCTCATTGAACAAACTGTGTATTGACGATGCTTTTACTTAAGTGCATCTGTCTGTGTAATTTTGTCTTATTAACTATTCTAAAGATGAATGTATAGCCTTGTAGACCAGGAAAGGAATTTCTAACAGCTTGTGAGAACGCCTTGGTGTCGGATTTCAAACGGTGCATTTCTTGTGGGTTTTCCCCAGAGGCCCGAGAGAGAAAACTTTGCAGGTGTTCAGTGTTGCACACCTGTGATTTCTCTGTCTGTTCCTTTGTGTCTCCACAAAAAGGTGCAAGCCAGCAcgtttcagtgtgttttgttgttttgtgttggaaATACAGCGGGAGAGTGTTGTTATATGCTATCAATAAACTTAAAGACCGATAATGGAATTTAGGGATAAATTAAGGATATAGTAGCACCATAATGCTGATGTTTGGTTACATAAGTTGAAAAAATTGTGCAATTTCTATTTCAATGCCACACTGTTTTGCTAtctttttttataaattaaaaaaaaaaatttctttcttttgctgCACACATTTTCAACGGCCGTAGCTTTAAAGTTACAGAGTTGTTGTGCCATAAGTAATGAGCTGCCTCCCAAAAACTGATTGGATGCAATTATCCTAGTCTGCATTATTTTTACTGCTCTGTGTCTTACATTATAACCACTCCCGCCATTTTTGTAGTTGAAATAACTTTCAAGGAACAATTTGGCTCATATCCTGCAATTTTCCACCTGCAAAAAAATGATTGCAATGATTACGTTGCTATTAAAATTATGTTAATTCATCAGAATAACTTGATTTCATTCACTGGGGTTATATTTTAAAGGttattgtccatttttctgAGTTCCaaagacatttttcttgttACCACTGACATAAAgttctgtgtatttctgtgttatGACTGTTTGAtccagataaaagcagctgttgaaataaaactgcaaaattcaGCTTAAACACCAAGACTGCAGCACTTTCTGTGACAGAACACCGCCTACGGCTGCACTAAGTTTGTATGAAAATTAAGCAGAATAAATATGTGATTTAATTTGATGTTTCTGCTAAAATTAAAATGCTATATACATGAATAGCCATTTGACATGGCAATAACGGTTAGTTTTGTTGCTGCAAAAGTTTCTAGTTGAAAATCACCCCGCTTCAATTCCATCTGAGAGAGAAAAACCTTGCAGAATGCCAACAAAAGCAAGGCCTAGAAGTCTGTTTTCCATTTGTCTTTAAATGCCTCACAAGTCTTGCTATAAAAGTGcaattaaaaattaaagctgcaagcagcgatggacgggtcctcgcatccacgctggtcggcgaatccatgcacgttcaccaggtggcactgtgactgagagtgtgtgtcggcctctgaatcacatctggaccagagtttaatcacacgtaaaatttcagccagattggagcatgttcagactagttatacagcatttcctgcccatccaccaccaggtggcgctgtaactcagagtgtatttcaaacagtggatgtgatgagggctggactctgatcactcatgaaaagtttcaggctgatttgatcatgtagaggccagttatacagcatatattgtccctccaacaggtggcgctgcaactgagagtgtctgttggcctgtagatgtgatcaggattggattgtgatcacacatggaaagtttgaggcagattggagcatgcagaggagagttatacagcagttgttgtttcatggcgaagcatcaaaactctaatggtcgccatggccacgccatttggcttctggttaaacttttgataacttttccaaaccaagtcctgctgtgtggactgacaaaatttcaggtctcctggaattatcccctaggaggtattaactctcaaaaatgagaaaaatcatcaaaaatctcacaattaatccaagatggccgacttcctgttgggtttaggacatggctccaagaggcttttttgtgcgtcctaatgtgctctataagcctcccaaatttcatggatgtaggtgaaacgtgctgggggggctgtttgttaaaaatactgtagggggcgctatagcatgtgcagtgccgagatgcatacagtgttgttccttgggtcaatggtgatgtgtgtggtaatttttgtgagcattggagtattcctaacctgtcagaaagggctttgtttttcatggcgatatttggttgctacggcaacagcgttgcatgaaatgtcacacccttcacagtgtgtgattgtcaagaggtgaagactcgactgaccaatttccagcatgatatcaccaagtttggggccattgtacctgaaaatataaggccttaaacttactattaccaacaggtggcgctatgactttttcaaaatttatgagtgtggatgtgttcagactggacctggtatccagcatgtgaagtctgaggcagataggatgttgttcagctgagatatgaatcgttaaattttcatggcgaaacatcgaaattggtttggccgccacagacacgccctttgatgacaagtcaccattttcactgggatgcatcatcaatgtgtttaggctgttgtcactgcatttgaagtgaatatgatcaaccgggtaacaatagggcatgaaagtgtaaaagatgtctatttcctgaaaccacaaggtggcgctatgactgtcaatgaatatccctatgtggatgacatcaggacaggactgtcatcatacatgtaaagtttcaggcagattggagcatgttgagaagaattagacaccaattcctgtttcatggcgaaggatcagttgtttgaggctccgccatggccacaccttttggcttctggttgagtttttgataacttttcatcagaaaggtctggtgcatgtactggccaaatttcagttctctcagacttatccactaggagctataaattttgacaaatgtacagcaaattcaagatggccgacttcctgttgggtttagggtgtggctgtgattgactttttggtgtgtcctgatgtggtgcatatgcccaccaaatattgtagctgtaaataaaacattgtggaagttggcctaatgaccactttttcaattttgcaggtggcgctatagagccatttttccacacatatgcgcaactcccataaaatatcaaatttttcgccagtcctgatgtgcacgccaaatttcacgcgttttggttcatgataaggccgccaaaaaggcaagtcatttcccgaggagcgattaagtttgaaaaatttacagcaaattgaagatggccgacttcctgttgggtttagggcgtggctgtaattgactttttggtgtgtccagatgttctgcatatgcccaccaaatattgtagctgtacatgaaacattgtggcagttggcctaatgactactttttcaagtttgcaggtggcgctatagagccattttgccacgcacatgcgcaactcccataaaatatcaaatttttcgccagtcctgatgtgcacgccaaatttcacgcgttttggagtatgataaggccgccaaaaagccaatttactttacgggagaaaaaaaaaaaaaaaaaaaaaaataataataataataataataaaccctagggtttcaatagggtccttggcaccgctggtgccttggacagtcggtgccctggcaccgcctgtccttcgcaccctcggtgctcggaccctaaaaaaaacagtacaagaAGTTTTCTATTGCTAAATCTGGCCAATAATAGAGAGACTTTattgaaataatcaaaattacTGCTATAATAGTCACGGATCAATAGCATATATAAAAGATATATTTCATAAAATGTATGATAAATGTAGcaaaataattttcaatttGACATGCATAATGTTGTAAAATCAAGAAGAAATTTAAGTATATCTTGATATCTGGTGGGTCTAGTAGTCATCATGAAACGGGTACTCCGGATGATCAGACCACCTGTCGAGTCAAGCAAAGAGAAATTAAAAATTATGTTCTTATtagagaagttaaaaaaaaaaaaaacatcacacaggCTGAACTTTACTCACATGAGAAGCTCCACAAAACGGATGTTCTTGTTCAAGCCTTCAATCGCCGTCATCTCAGcgtcagagagagagaagtcGAAGATCTGCAGGGTTAAAATGAAAGTAACAACATATTTTAGATGTCAAGTCGTTTTTCTGCAGACAATACATAGAAAGTTTAGCTTATTAAAGATTATCGAAACagatacaacacaaacacacctcaaaATTCTCCTTAATGCGATCAGGGTTGAAGCTCTTGGGGATGACCACCACTCCTCTCTGCACGTTGAATCTCAGACACACCTGAGCTGTGGTCTTTTTATACTTTTTGGCAATCGAAGCCAGCAGCTCATCTTCCAACAACGGAGGGCATTTCAGGTTTACCCTGTTCAAAAGGTGAGTGCTGTCACTCTGATGCAGCAGCCATTTTTACAGAGAAATGCCCTCATTGAAAGTGCAAGTTTTATGAGAACACATTAATCTGGTGAGTTAGAACATGGTGTCTCTTTTACTAGTTAAACTTGAACTAAATGGGGCATAATTTGTGTCTATTACCAGGATGCGTCTCTAGATGTCCCCAGGGGGCTGTAGCCAACGATGACGATATCTTTCTGCCGGCAATAATCAAGCAACTTTGGCTGAGTGAAATAGGGATGGCACTCAACCTgagtgaaaaacaacacaaatacaatttGTGAGTTCATGAAGATGGACCAGGTGCTTTTACAGATGCAGATGTAGTTTCAAAAGGGCTTCCTTCTAGTTCAGCATTACCATATTTATGCTATTTGATGACTCCTCCCACACATGTGAAACAtggaaattaataaattaactgattttaaagcaaaatgactacagatccACCAAAATATGCTCAAAAAAGGTGATTTGCTGCCCTCAGTGTAGAGTGAGACTTGTCGTGGATCATCAGGTGGACATGATGTTTAGGATAAATACAGGTTATTGATGTATTAGAGGCAGTAATGCTGCTTTTTGCAGTGAGCAAAGCAGTTTTCTAACTTCCGTCTGTCAAAATACAAGCATTAATGTGACTCAGGCAGATGTGAAACATGTGAGGTGCTCTGGGTTTGCAGAAACATTAATAGTCAGATTGAAGTCTTGTTTACTGCccaaactgttttatttttgcacattttttctgtatttttgaaatatgtgaaaatgtccaaaatttttgaaaataggcTGTGAATTTACTTGTCTGATGTAAAATTCCATCAAAGCTCTGTAACTGAGTGAccatacattttcttttttcttttttttggcataaaaagacaaaaaaaacattcacagatGTTGAATGTTGAATGGATGCATAAGCAATGAGAATCTGACAAAATTCAGTTTTGTATGTATAAATTATCATCATATTTAATGCAcataaaatgtacaataaaagATACATTTTGTTGTTCTGAAGTAAATTTGTCTTAGACACATACAGGAACTGCTGTTAAATGCCATATTTTCAGCATCCTTCTTTAAACATTCACAGGCCAAAATAATGCATGATTACATGTAAGATTAAGGTTATAAAATGTATTGTCATTGTTATTGATGcggaaaaaaatcttcaaaattcatttttttccagtaatgCCTCATGGAATCATGTGATGAATAGAGAGGAGGATCCTAATTTTATGCTTTTATagtttataataataatgatgagaggaagaagaagaagaagaagaagaaggagaagaagaagaagaagaagaagaagaagaagaagaagaagaagaagaaggcaatGAAACAGGAAACATATCAGTCCAGTCCACAGTAACCAGCAGTGGGATTAAGGCTGAGTTATTTTTTAACTAACAGTGTGTATACAGACTGATATTACTTCAAATCCTTGGACTTATTTCCTGAATATTGCTGCaacatttatgtatttgtacCTGGTTTGACACAGGTTTGTGTTTCAGTCCAGGTTTGTTAAGGATCAGTTCCAGCTGTCTCTTGTTGAAGTTGGAAACTCCAATAGATTTTACCAGCCCGGCATCTTTGCAGGCTTCCAAAGCCTGTCCAAGACAAAAGAAGAATGTAGCCACAAAGCAATAAACTTTGAACTTTGAACTTAGTTAAATAGCCAGactgacacagaaaaaaatgaaaggtttaTTTACCCGTCAAAGGTTGGATTGCTTTGACTCTTTATACATTTACCACTGAGCTGTAGGCAGTATCGAGTGTGGAACTGCAATATGGTTGTGAATGTTCACTTATTTACATCATCTCGAGAATATTGGGTTAGTTGTAGCCAGTGTTGTGTCGTCCATATGTGAGTGAACAACTCATTTCAACTTTCttttcataaaatgtcaaaaggtCTCACCTCCCATGTAGCACAGAGGTCTGTTTCATGATAAATGTGCTTTCCATTCTCATCTCTGGGGTAGAATGTGTCTCCTGGCttcagaaaataacaatatttcaCTGATATTTGGTGAGGTAAAATAACTTTTCCGAATCTAAAATTGCTATTATTGCAGTTTCAAAAGGTGTTCTTAATGTGACATGTATATACCTTGAAGGCTATGGGTAGCTCGATGATATAGAGGTCGACGTAATCCAGCTGCAACGTCTGTAAGGTTTTCTCCAAAGCAGGCCGAACCAACTCTGGGGGATGAAATGTGTtccacagctgcagcatgagcacagaccaaaaaaaaagtaggatAACATGAAAAAAGTGGCCATGGTTCTGGAGAAAAGTTTAATGGTCAGCACTCGCACAGACAGATCTGCAAACTTTGCAAACCTTTCCGCAGTAGAAGATGTCCTCTCGCTTCACCGTTCCATCAGCAATTTTTTCTCTTATTGCTTGTCCCACCTCATGTTCGTTGAAATAGACCAAAGCTCCATCTATGTGTCTATAACCTTTCTCAATAGCCAGTTTGACTGATTCACATGCAGTTCCTTTAGGGGTCtgtcaacaacaaaacaacctcCATGACTGAAATATCAGTTTACAAGCAACAGCTACAGCTTGAACACTTAAAATCTTGTGtaacttgtttttttcaaatgtagGTCAAGTAGTTATTTATATATTAGGTCCTGCAAGCTTAAACAATGCATCCTTACCTCTtggggatttccatatgttCCCAGTCCTATCAGAGGTATAGTGTTTCCATCACTCAGCGGAATGGAGTGATTCTCTGCGGTCAGTTCCAtgtttgtgaaaatgtgtgCTGTGAAATGGCAAACTTTGTCAGTGCTGCAAGCTGAGATCTATTGCATAGACGCTCATGCAGGCTTGGCAGGAGAGACTGTAGCTCTTTGATCATTGACCAAAGACTCCACCTCCCTGttgcaaaaaatgcagcttatcTGGCAGAGACAATGATACAACTCTAAACTCTTAAGCATTCATAAGCAATGATGAGTTATGCCAGTATGCTTAGTAATAatacaatgaaaacaataataatattatgaTTACGTTTCTAGTGGAACATTTTTTCCTGGAATGCATTGTGTAAATCAGATCACATGAGAGTCATTTGAATTGCGAAATTGTTTGGTTTATTGCGGCGGCGTAAATTTGGCCTTACACCGGCCGCCGTACCGCAGTGCAGTCTGGGTAATAAATGGTTTGTGTTTTGGGCAAAGAAAGCACAGATGGTCGCCTTTCCCTATGGACGAATGAGCTTCAAAACACTATGTGTGTAGCCTAATTTTTATTCATACTCGACTGTGCGTTTTTAGATTTCGTCTGTTTGAATAAGAAACGCCACAAACCTGTGAATTTACTATTTATTGTCTCTAGACTATGTGCAATTAAAAGCGGCTACGATGCTAATTTAGCTTCTAAACGGGCAGAAATACACCTAAGTAAACTAACGCTGCTGTTCTATTAGCGGCTCATGAAGCAGCCGTTTAATAAACAAACCATGTCTTAAATGCTGATATGAATAATATTTATCTGCCTTCAGTGGTTAAAATTATAAGCTAGACTTTGTGTGCAACCGCTGCGCTAGTTTTATTGATTGCTTGAtcgagaagcagcagcagagagaagggGAAAAGATGGACGAAAGTGCCGAAAATGTGGACAACGACGACATTGTCATTATCGTGGAAAACGAGGCGGAAAGTCTGCCGGCAGGAGAAGAAAGGCTGAAGCAGCAAGGCACCTTCGGGCTCATGGACACTTGTCCCATCTGCAAGTTGAGCTTCCACAACAGAGAGCCCAAGCTGCTGCCGTGTCTCCACTCCTTCTGTAAGAGGTGTCTGCCTGCCCCCATCAGGAGCGCAGATCCGAGGCGGGACTCGCAGGGGCACcttgacagcagcaaaacatgTAAGAAAAGTCTATTTACTAATGTGGAAGTCACTTAtaaagttgtagtagcagtagcAGTTTTGATCATGTTGATTCTCAGTTATCCAGGTAACCGTGATCCTACATACTTCACTACAAAGCAACTtgacttctctttttggttcttgaaggcATCTCACCTTTAATTCAGTAGTGTTATTCACTTGTAGCTGTAGTCCCACGTGTATATTGATATGCCTAAATCATATAGAATCTcaagactgcattataagtactTGATGAGTGGTGTGTTTAGAGATGGAAGTTCCAATTTGACATAGTTGCCCTCCGTTACTCTTTTCTCAAACCATCAAATCAATTGGGGTTTCTCAGTTTGATAGTGCATCATCCAAGATGCTTCTTCACTTCTAACAGCCTGACTGGGAGTGCCTTGTTGGCATCCGTCAGTCTGTAGACTATGGATAAGCGCCTTGCGAGGTAGTAGATGGGCAGCGTCTCGAGTGACTGTAGAGGCCGATTCTGGATCTGCATactctgctgcagctctctCATGATCTCCAGTGCGCAAAGCCTGGGCAATTTTATGGAGAGACTGAGTTGCCCGGACAGCAGAATCCCCCTCTCGGTCTCACTAGCAGGTTCCAGAGGAATGGCAAGCCAGTACGTCTGGGGCCAGTTTGACTGCAGCAGTTGGCAGATCAATAGTATGATAGGTATTGACTGCCTAATGGGACTGCACTCCAAATTTTCTGTAGGGGTTGTCTCCCTTAGCCTTTGCAGATCCAACTGCGAACCGCAAGGCAACGGTGGTGCATGATGGCCGGTGGCTCAATTGAGCTCGTACGCCCTTTGACAGGTCTTGTGTTTTGGCCTGCTGGGTGTCATGCCACCCTCCTCACCAGTATGGCGGGGTGGGGGGAGCCGGTTTAAACGCTGACCACCCGTCCATGCCGCAGGTTGTACTGGGTTACAATGTTACCAGTAGCAGACTTGATGTCTGACCTGACCTGGCATCACGTGGGAGTGCCACGTGATATATTATCACCCCTAAATCACATAGAATCCCAAAACTGCATTATAAGCACCCAATAGGTGGTCTCTTTAGATATTGGATGCCTTTCTTGACTCTTTTCTCACACCATCTGTCTCCTGTGTCCCACCAGAACATAAATTCAGTGTTTATTAGTTTGATTATGTACCATTCATGAAGTTTTATTAATTCTAAATAACTGACTTGGGATCCCACAtgtaccaaaacccgtaggtaaaaaagcacaaacatctttaccatccagaaatgcgcaaagtgcctctcgttgttcttccttcaaagaagcgataggagattcagctaaaactgacttaatagcagcatctacacgatcgttgtcctccgttgccatgtttgttttgatctactggcgcttggtgtcgtcttcacactcggatatcccgccccacacacgaatactgctgtgtgattggcccgtgccaacttggctctgtacgaacagtgaatgcgggagcggagcaagatggtttcttgagagatttgtgaactcacaaatatcgcgagaaatcaacttacTGGCAAGGTTACATATCACCTCATATCACACAGGAGCTCAAGACTGCACTTTAAGTACCTGTGAAGGGGTCTGTTTAGAGATGGCAGTTCAAGTTCAACATACATGGCTTTCTTTACTTCTTCCTCAAACCGTCTGTCTTCTCTATGCTATCACTGTCTGCAACATAAACTAGGGACTTATCTGTAGGATTTTGTCATCGAAGAGGCTTCTTCACCACAAACTGCCTGATGGAAAGTCCTACATGTATATAGTCAACCCTAAATAAAACAGGAGCTcaagactgcattataagtaccAGATAAGTGGCCTGTTTAGAGATGGCTGGTCCAGTTAAACGTAAGTGCCTTCTTTCAATCCCTTATCAAACTATCTGTCTTCTCTGTCCCATCACCCACTGGGACATAAACTAGTGACTTATCTATTTGATTGCATATCCTCTAAGAGGTTTCTTCACTTCTAACTGGCTGATGGGGAGTCCTACATGAATATAATCAACCCTAAATCACATGGGCTCTCAAGACTGCATTTTAAGTGCCTGATAAGTGGTATGTTTAGAGACGACTGTTCCATTTAGAGATGgcttccttcactcctttctcaaaccatctgtcttgTCTGTCTCACCACCCACCTGATCATCAACTGAGGGGTTATCACACCTttataaccactgagctgaGAATGTCCCTTACCACAAGAGAAGGATGGGAAAATAAGCACATGCATGTAAAACTTGTGGCCATCCCCACTGAGCCATTGTTAAGTCAACAAAGAgatgtgtggggaaaaaaacagcatcaaacAAGAGAGGAAAAGACGGACAGGTGGAAAAACGTTGTTAGTGATCCTAAAGCCGGCGTGTCTGAGGAAAATCTCAGTGCATTTAAGACCCACCAAGCGCTGTGATGCACAAACTGATTCACTTTAAAGATAAAACACCATCACACAAGCTGAATGACATTGTATATGCAGTTCAATGCACCAAGGAATGCACGGACTTAGATGTAGATGAGACTAAGCATCCAGTCAACAATCGCAAAGCACATCTCAGAAGAACCAGCTTATCGGGACAAGATTTAACATTCCACCTATACCTAAAAGACAAGAGACACTCCTTCGACGAAAGCAGTTTTAGATTCCAGACGGAGAACACTGATgctttgagagaggagtgaggtGGCTATTTATGCTTAACTGGGCTCGTCATCTTTAAACATAGGAGGAGATCTGCtacacaatttatcagaaaCCTATATTGCATGCTTGAGAACTCTGTCCTGAGGAAGTTTCACTATCATGAGCACCTTGAGTCATCCCTTACCTGGAAGTTTTACAGTCATTCACACCCCAAgacttttgagtcattattgAACCATTATTCATGTCATTTGTGGTGAGAGTATATATCTGGGACTCCCCATCAGTTCTTTGGAATGAGAGATTAAATGTCTTCATGAAGCAAAATGAGAAGTCTAGTAGCCTATTGAAGCTCTTAGGAGAaagttttgatgtttagtttcATCACTGCAGTTTGATTGTGTATCTTCAGGTAGACCTGGACAAAATAAACTCATGTTTCTACCCATTCTGTCAATATTGATGTATTGGAGTCACGCTTAAGCAATGACTTTCTGCTGCCAGAAGCGTGTTACACTGTCAACAAATGATACACAACATTGCTGGCTTCATGAATCTGTTGAAGTAATTgctttctgtcattcagacattgATCACTTTGTTTAGTACAAGTGGTGTATAAGACATAATAATGCACTAATTAACAAAAGATTACACATACAGCAAGCTTTAATAGCttagtttatttatgattttctgAACATTGAAAACCGTTACTGTGCGATGATAATCCAACTACTGCATTATgaacaatgaaaatatttcagcagCTGTATTAGAACTCAGGAGTCAATCTGAGGACGACTGCTGTGCAACACAGAGTTTAACTGTAGCCTATAAGTTGTGACTCTGTGTGACAGCTGCAACACAATGTGACTTGCTGTTAAATTGGATACTACAGATGGCTGGAATCTACAAA
This is a stretch of genomic DNA from Acanthochromis polyacanthus isolate Apoly-LR-REF ecotype Palm Island chromosome 1, KAUST_Apoly_ChrSc, whole genome shotgun sequence. It encodes these proteins:
- the LOC110953585 gene encoding aldo-keto reductase family 1 member D1-like — encoded protein: MELTAENHSIPLSDGNTIPLIGLGTYGNPQETPKGTACESVKLAIEKGYRHIDGALVYFNEHEVGQAIREKIADGTVKREDIFYCGKLWNTFHPPELVRPALEKTLQTLQLDYVDLYIIELPIAFKPGDTFYPRDENGKHIYHETDLCATWEALEACKDAGLVKSIGVSNFNKRQLELILNKPGLKHKPVSNQVECHPYFTQPKLLDYCRQKDIVIVGYSPLGTSRDASWVNLKCPPLLEDELLASIAKKYKKTTAQVCLRFNVQRGVVVIPKSFNPDRIKENFEIFDFSLSDAEMTAIEGLNKNIRFVELLMWSDHPEYPFHDDY